The candidate division KSB1 bacterium nucleotide sequence GTGCACCACCTTCGCCAGCAGATCCCCTCGCTCGCCATCCGGTCTACGGTGATGGTGGGGTTCCCTGGCGAGACCGAGGAAGACTTTGAAATGCTCCTCGACTTCTTGGAAACGGTGCGTTTTGACCACTTAGGGGTCTTCACTTACTGGCCGGAAGAAGAGACCCGAGCGGCCGCCATGGCAGGGCAAGTTCCGGAGGAAGAAAAGAATGCCCGCCAGGCTCAGGTCCTCGACCTGCAGAGCCGCATCAGCAGCGCGCGCACAGCCTCATTGCAGGGAAGGACAGTGCAGGTCCTGGTAGACGAGGTCGACAAGACCCTGGGCATCTCCTGGGGCAGGACAGAGTGGGACGCGCCTGAGGTCGATAGTCGTGTGCGGATTGACGACATATTGGAACTGGGACACTTTGCAGCAGTTCGCATCACAGGTTCGGACGGATTTGACCTTTACGCCACCCCGGCGAGCAGGAGTAGCACGTCTGCTGCGGCTGGGGAAGGCGCGGAGTTGAACGTGCCGAGGGAAGTTTCTCGTGCTTGAGGAGTGGCTGGACTCATCTTGCTCAGCTTTGGCAAAGCGGCTCACTTCGTCACACCGAGCTTTCCCCGGTGGGAGGGAACGATGAGAAGGGTTTTCTCACTGTTGGTCGCCACCGTGCTCCTGGTGGCTATAGTGGCACCCCCCACCTTGTTGTGGGCCCAGACAGAGATGAGCCAGGAAGCCAACGAGCTGGGGCCGCGATTTCACTTCGACGTCTCGACAATGGCCTCGCCGCAGGACTCCACCAAGAGCCGCGTGCACGTCTACGTCAAGATCACCTTCGACGAGATCCAGTTCGTGCGCAGCGATTCCGGCTACAGCGGCTCCTACGAGGTGACGGTGGTGGTGCTCGACAAGGCGCGCGACCAGGTGGCCGGCGAGGTGTGGCGGGACGAAATGGCCACCCAGGCCTACGAACAGACCACCTCCCGGCGCGACTTTAACACCAGTTACGCCAGCTTTGACATCCCCCCTGGCGAGTACACGATGACCATCGGCGTGACCGACTTGGAGACACGCGAACGCCGCCAGGTTACGCAGCCGCTCAAGGTGCGCGACTTTCGCGCGCTGCCCCTGGCTCTCAGCGACATCACCTTCGCCTCCGTGGTGGAGAGCGACTCGCTTGGCCTGAAGTCAATTCGACCAGATGTCTCGGACAACACCATCGGCATAAGCAGGACTCTCTATGCCTGTTTCGAAATCTACACCCGGCGACCACGCCAGACTGTCACTCTTTCCTACCGCGTGGTGAACGCGCGCAACAAAGTGGTGCTGGCCCGATCCTACAAGCGCTCTCTTGCCGCCTGGCGGACGCTGGACTACTTTCCACTCTGCCCGGACAGCTTGGGGTACGGCAGGTACACCCTCCGCCTGGAGGTGAAAGGCGACGGTGTAGACGACCAGGTGGAGAAGATGTTCAACGTGCGGTGGAGTGGTTTGCCGGCAACGGTCTCTGACTTGGACTTGGCCATCGAACAGGTCAGGTACGTGGCCGAGAAGAAGGAATACGACGCGCTCCGCAAGGCACCGGAGGAAAAGAAGCTCAGCGAGTTCATGCGCTTCTGGAAGCGCCGCGACCCAACGCCGGGTACCGAAGAAAACGAGGCCATGGACGAGCACTACCGACGCGTGGAGTACGCCAACGAACGCTTCACCGTGTTCCGCGAGGGGTGGAAGACCGATATGGGCATGGTCTACATCATCTTGGGCCCGCCCAACGACATCGAGCGCCACCCCTATCCGGCCGGGGACAAGCCGTATGAGATCTGGTACTACTATCGCATCAACAGGCAGTTCGTCTTCTACGATCCCACAGGATTTGGCGAATACCGGCTCTTGAATCCGTATTCGCTTTACGACCTCAACCGGCTTCGCGAATGAGGCAGAAGGCACTGAGTAAAGGAGGCGCATGAACCCCATACGACCCCCACGACTTCGGCCTGGGGACACCATCGGCATCGTCACCCCGGCCAGCCCCATGATCCCGGAACGGCTTGCCAAAGGCGTCGCCTACTTGCAGGAGCACGGCTTCAAGGTAATCCAGGGCGAGCATGTGTACGCGCAACGCGGTTACCTGGCAGGTACTGACCAGGAGCGCGTCGAGGACCTCAACCGCATGTTCGCCGACCCAGAGGTCAAAGCGGTGTTCTGCTCACGTGGCGGCTACGGGGTGTCGCGTCTACTTGAGCGCATCGACTATCAAGCCCTGCGTGCCAACCCGAAGATCTTCGTGGGGTACAGCGACTTGACGGCCCTTGAGCTGGCCATTTGGCGAGAGATCGGCCTGGTCACTTTTTCCGGGCCAATGGTGGCTGTGGAGATGGGCAAGGGCATTCACCCGTTCACCGAGGAGCACTTCTGGCGAATGGTCACGGCCGATGACGTCAATGGGCAGTTGCCCCACCCAGAAGGACAAGTGCTCACCTGTCTGCGCCCTGGCCGGGCACGCGGTCGTCTGCTGGGCGGCTGCCTGTCGCTGATCTCCCCGCTCATGGGGACGCCCTTCATGCCCGAGCTCGAAGGTGCCATCCTTGTGCTTGAGGACATCGACGAGGAAGTCTATCGCATCGATCGCTACTTTGCCCAGCTCCGCAGCGCGGGAATTCTCGACCGCATAGCCGGACTGGTCTTCGGCACTTTCATCAACTGGGAGCCGAGCGAAACTGACAAGCCCTATCTGACCTTGGAACAGGTGATCGATGACTATGTGAGAGACTTGCCCATACCGGTGGCTGCAGGCCTTGCCTACGGACACGGCGAGGCCAAAGTGACCTTGCCCATCGGCGTGCAGGCGGAGCTGGATGCCGATCAAGGCACGTTGAGCATACTGGAACCTGCGGTGGCGTAGAATCTTTGCTCTGGAGGGAGCGACCATGCCCCACCTGCGCCTTGCCGTGCTGGCCTCTGGCCGTGGCTCCAATCTGGAGGCCATCCTCCGGGCCATAGACCGCGGAGAGCTTGACGCCGAAGTCGCGGCGGTCATCAGCAACAAGTCCACTGCTGGCGCCTTGGAGATTGCGCGCTCCCGCGGGATACCGGCCGTGCACCTGTCCGCGCTCCAGTTCTCATCGCAGGAGGAATTCGACAAGGCCTTGCTTCAGCTCTTGGAGCGACATGCTGTGAACTTTATCGCCCTGGCCGGGTACTTGAAGATGCTGAGCCCCACCATCGTGCGGGCCTTTCGCCATCGCATTCTGAACATTCACCCGGCGCTGCTCCCTTCCTTCGGTGGCAAAGGACTTTATGGCCACTACGTGCACGAAGCCGTGCTTGCCTACGGCTGCAAGGTCTCCGGTGCAACCGTGCACCTCGTGGACGAGGAGTACGACACCGGCCCGCCCGTGATTCAGGAGTGTGTGCCCGTGTTGGAAGACGACACCCCAGAGACCCTGGCGGCGCGCGTGCTGACTGTGGAACATCGCATCTATGCCCAGGCCCTGCAGCTCTTTGCCGAAGACCGCGTGGTCGTGGAGGGCAGGCGCGTGCGCATTTTGCCGGCAAAGAGGGAAGGCTGAGGTGGCGCGCCGACCGTCGCTCCTGGTCGGCCTGCTGCTCGGCGGGTTGCTGATTGGCTTCTGCGCCACGCCCCCGGCCGACCTTGTGGACATTCGTAGCCTCGATTCTACGATTGTGGTCGACCTGAAATACGCGACGGCGGACAATTTCGTGGGCGACACGCTGTACGCGGCCAACGTCTGCTTTCTGCGCCAGGCAACGGCCGAGCGCCTGGTGCGCGTGCAGCGCCGGCTGCGCCAAGCAGGGCTGGGCGTCAAGGTGTACGACTGCTATCGCCCCTTGTCGGTGCAATGGCGCATGTGGGAGCTGGTACCCGATACCCGCTACGTGGCCGACCCGCGCAAGGGTTCACGCCACAATCGCGGCGCTGCAGTGGACCTCACCCTGGTGGACAGCAGTGGGCAGGAGCTGCTCATGCCCAGCGCCTTCGACGACTTTACCGAACGGGCCAGCCGCTCGTTCACCGGGGCATCGCCAGAGGCTCTCCGCCACCGCGCCCTTCTCGAGGAGGCGATGACCGCCGAGGGCTTTCTCCCCTTGCCTTCGGAATGGTGGCATTTCGATGACCCGGAGTGGCAAAGGTACCCGGTTCTGGACATACCTCTTGAGAAGCTGCAGGAACGCCCTGCCAAGTGACGCCTGAACGGCACGAGGGAGATGATGAAACGACGAGCCCTGATTAGCGTGTTCGACAAGACCGGCGCCGTGGACTTTGCACGGGGCCTCCATGAACTCGGCTTTGAGATCGTCTCCACCGGCGGGACCGAAAAGGCACTGCGCCAGGCACAGGTGCCGGTCACCGCGATTTCTCAGATAACCGGCTTCCCGGAGATGCTCTCCGGTCGCGTCAAGACCCTGCACCCGCTGATCCTCGGCGGCATCTTAGCGGTGCGCAGCGACCCGCAGCATATGGCCGAGCTTCAGGAACACGGCATCACGCCCATAGACCTCGTGGCGGTCAACCTCTACCCCTTCGAAAGCAGCGTGGCGCGGCCGGGAGTCACTGTGGCAGAGGCCACGGAAAACATCGACATCGGTGGGCCGGCTATGATCCGCTCGGCCGCCAAGAACTTTGCCTACGTGGCGGTGGTCACCCGTCCTGACCAGTACGGCTGCGTCCTGGAGGAGCTGCGCGCAACTGGTGGCACTCTTTCTGAGGACTCACGCCGCCGCCTGGCAGCAGAGGCGTTTGCGCTTACCAGTCGCTACGACGCCGCAATCGAAAGCTACGTGCGCTCTCTCGGCGAGGGCCAGGGGGCGATGCCTGCGCGGCTATGGGCGTGCCTGGACAAAGTTGCCGAGCTGCGCTACGGCGAGAATCCCCACCAGCGGGCGGCCCTGTACGCCAGGCACGGGGCAAACGACGCCGGCCTGTTGGGAGCCCAACGGCTGCAGGGCAAACAGCTCTCCTTCAACAATTATCTCGACGCGCACGCTGCCTTGGGCCTCTTGCTGGAATTCGAGGAACCGTGTGCCGTGATCCTCAAGCACAACAACCCCTGTGGCGCGGCAGTGGCCGACGGGGTGCTGGGTGCCTATCGCAAGGCGCTGGCAACCGACCCGGTCTCTGCCTTCGGCGGCATTGTCGGCCTCAATCGCCCGGTGAGCAGGGAGCTTGCCGAAGAGCTTTCGCAACTCTTCCTGGAAGTGGTGCTGGCGCCGTCGTTCGAGCCTGCGGCGCTGGAAATTCTCGGCAAGAAGAAGAACCTCCGCCTGTTAGCCTTGGGGGACGTGCTCGCAAGGGCCAGCGACGGCTTTGACATCAAGACAATCGCCGGCGGCTTTTTGGTGCAGGACCCGGATCAGGAGCCGCCAGCCACGTTCAAGGTCGTTACCAAGCGCGCCCCCAGCGAGGCGGAGTGGCAGGCGCTGCGCTTTGGCTGGAAGGTGGTCAAGTGGGTCAAGTCCAACGCCGTGGTCTTTGTCGGCCCGGACCGCACGCTGGGGATCGGCGCCGGGCAGATGTCGCGGGTGGATTCCTCCCGTTTGGCCGTGATGAAGGCCAAGGCGGCAGGCCTGAATCTGCAAGGTTCGGCGGTGGCCTCCGATGCCTTCTTCCCCTTCCGCGACGGCGTGGACGCAGCGGCAGAGGCTGGCGCCACAGCCATCATTCAACCGGGCGGTTCGGTGCGAGACGAGGAGGTGATCGCCGCTGCTGATGAACACAACATGGCAATGGTCTTTACCGGCGTTCGTCACTTCCGGCACTAATGAACGACACGATGCAACGGATGCAGACTGGCAGCAAAGGACCAACCAGGGATCGATATCGACATGGGACTCTTCTCAAGTGACATTGCCATCGACCTCGGCACGGCGAACACGCTGGTCGCGGTCAAAGGGCGAGGGATAGTGGTCAACGAGCCTTCGGTGGTGGCGGTGCGCAGGGACGACCAGGAGATCGTCGCCTTCGGCGCCGCTGCCAAGGAAATGGTCGGGCGCACCCCCCGGGAAATTGTCACCGTACGGCCGTTGCGCGATGGGGTGATCGCCGACTTTGAACTGGCCGAGCAGATGATTCGCTACTTCATCCGCAAGGCGCAGTCCACCCTCTTGTTGCGACCGCGCATGGCCATTTGCGTGCCCTCAGGAGTCACTGAGGTGGAAAGGAGAGCAGTGCGCGACTCGGCCGAGCAGGCGGGCGCCAGGCAGGTCTTTCTCATCGAGGAACCGATGGCTGCAGCCATCGGTGTCGGCCTGCCGGTCGAGGATGCGGTCGGCAGCATGATCATCGACATCGGTGGGGGCACCACCGAAATGGCGGTCATCGCCATGAACGGCATCGTCAGCTCGGTTTCCATCCGCGTTGCCGGCGACGAGATGACCGAGGCCATCATCCAGTATTACAAGAAGAATTACAACCTGCTGCTCGGGGAAAACACCGCCGAGTACATCAAATGCACCACTGGCTCGGCGGCTCCGTATGACGAGCGCGGCACGTTGACCGTCAAGGGGCGCGACCTGGTGAGCGGCATTCCCAAGACGGTCGAGGCCAAAGGACCGGAGGTGCAGGAAGCCCTGGCCGAGGCGGTGACGCTCATCGTGGAGTCGACCAAGAAGTGCTTGGATCAAACGCCACCCGAACTGGCAGCCGACCTGGTAGACCGCGGCATCATCATCTCCGGAGGTGGGGCCTTGTTGAAAGGTCTCGATGAACGTCTCCGCCAGGAGACGAATCTGCCGGTTATTGTGGCCGAGGACCCGATGACCTGCGTGGTGCGTGGCACCAGCAAAATCCTGGAAGACTTGCCCCGCTACGAGAAGGTCCTCAGCCGGGCCAAACGCTATTGACTCTTGTCTCGTTTTCCAAGGCGATTGGAGACTGATGCGACGTCGTCTGCCCACTCTTCTGCCACCGCGCGAATACACCATCTTGGCGCTGTTGGTGTTTTTGGCCGTGGCCTTGACCACTTCCAGCACGCGCACGTCCATGGACGGCCCCCGTTTGGCGGTGCTGGCCATCGTAGCCAAGGCCGCACGGCCCGTTGCCGCCTTGGAGCAGTGGGTGGAGCTCGGCAGAGAAAACGCCGAGTTGCGGCGCATCAACGCCCAGTTGGTGCTGGAGAATGCCGTCCTGGCCGAGGCCAAGGCCGAGAACGAAAGGCTGCGCGCCCTGCTGGCATTCACCAGTCAGGCCCCGCTCAGCTTTGTGCCAGCGCGGGTGGTCGGCACGTCCACACAGGGCTTTGTCAACTGCGTCATCCTGGACGTGGGCAGTAGCAGGGGGCTGCGCAAGAACATGCCGGTGGTCTGCGCCGAAGGCCTGGTTGGCAAGCTGTACACTGTTGGCCGCGACCAGTCGTTGGCTCAGTTGCTCACCGACCGGAACGCACGTGTGAGCGCGCGCGTGCAGCGAAGCCGGGTGACCGGCATCGTGCGCAGTGTCCATGCCAATCTGTTTCTCTTGGAACAAGTGCCCAAACGGGCTGACGTGCGCGTGGGGGACGTCGTCGTCACTTCTGGGCTGACGCCCATGTTCCCCCCGGGGTTGAGAATCGGCACAGTCAGCGCTGTGTCCGAGGAGACGCCTGGCCTCTTCATGACCATCGCCTTGCAGCCTGCTGCCGACTTCAGTCGCCTGGAGGAGCTGCTGGTGGTGCGTGCTCTTGCGGAAGCGAACCGAGCGCTGCAGCCATGAGGTATCTGTCCTACATCGTGCTTCTGCTGGCAGGCGTGGTAGTGCAGGTAGGGGTGCTCCGTTTCGCCAGTGTCATGGGCGTTGCGCCGGACCTGCTTCTGCTGGCGACGGTCGTGGTGGGGCTGCGCAGCGGACAGGTTCCCGGGATGGTCTTCGGTTTTCTTGCCGGCTTGGCAATCGACCTGGTTACCGCCACCCTCGTGGGCCCTTCTGCTTTGAGCAAGACGGTCGTGGGCTTCATCGCTGGCCTGTGGCATGGTTACACCGTAAGCTTTAGCAAAAATGCCTCCCTCCTGGTGCTGTTCGTGTGCGTGTCGATACACGAGCTCCTCATGGCAGCTGTGCAACTGCTCGCGCCCGGGGCCACCTTTGGCTTTGTGCTCCTACGCTGGACGCTGCCGCGCGCCATCTACAGCTTAGCTTTGGGCCTGCTGGTGTTCCTGCTGCTTCCGCACAAGCTCTGGCGGGCGCGCGCGACACCTCTATTCGGGGGGCGTGCGTAGATGCAGTCACCAACAATCGAACATAACCGGCTGCTGTTCAAAGTGGGACTCTACGTTGCGTTCGGCGCCATTGCCCTGCGCCTGTTCCAGCTACAGGTGCTGTCGGCAGAACGCTACACGCGCGAGGCGGAACGCAACCGGATTCGCGCCGTCCCCTTGGAGGCCACCCGCGGCGTGATCTACGACGTGAACGGCACCGTCCTCGTGGAAAACCGGCCAGCATATTCGGTTTCGGTAATTCCCTACGAGGTGACCGGACACGACTCCGTGCTTACGCTGCTCGGGCAGATTCTTGGCCTATCACGCGAAGAGCTTGCCACGCGCATCCAACGCAACAAGTGGGGCACGTTCACTCCCACCAAAGTCAGCCACCAGATCGGCGAGTTAGCTTTAGCCCGCCTGGAGGAACACCGTTTGGACCTTCCAGGGGTCATATTTGAAGTGGAGCCACGGCGTCGCTATCCGCTGGGTCCGCTGGCGCCTCATGCCTTTGGCTATTTAGGGGAGATTTCTCCCGCAGAATTAACCTCCTTGCGCGATGCCGGCTACGTGATGGGCGACCTGCTCGGCAAGAAGGGGCTGGAAAGGCAGTATGAACCCCTCTTGCGCGGGCAGAAGGGCTATCTTTACCTGGAAGTGGACACTTTTGGACGCGAGATCCGCACCTTGGACAAGCCTGCTCCCACGCCGCCGCGTGAGGGTCAGAGCCTTCTCACCGGCCTGGATGCCGACATGCAAGCCCGCTTGGTGGAGGGCATGGCGGGAAGGAAGGGGGGCGCCGTTTTCTTGAACTGCCGCAACGGGGAGGTGCTTGCCATCGCCAGCTTTCCCTTCTTTGATGTGGAGGCGTTGTCAGGCATGCTCAGCCCCCAGTCCTGGATAGCCGTGCTCAACGATCCAGACAAGCCCCTGTTCGATCGTGTCATTCAAGGGGCCTTTCCGGCGGGGTCCACATTCAAGCTGGTCATCGCCGCTGCCGCCTTAGAAAGTCGGGCGCTCACTAAGGACTTTGCCGTGACCTGCAATGGTTTCACCCGCCTGGGCACCCACACCTTCGATTGCTGGAAGAAACAGGGACATGGGCGCTTGCAAATGATCGAGGCCATCGAGCAGTCCTGCAACGTCTATTTCTACAACGTGGGCCTGCATGTGGACATCGACACCTGGGCGCACTGTGCGAGGAATTTCGGGTTTGGCCGACCCACCGGGATCGATCTGCCCAATGAGAGCCCTGGCAACCTGCCCGATCGGGCGTTCCTCGATGCCCGCTACGGCAAAGATGCCTGGAAGCGTGGCATGATGTTGAACTTGGCAGTGGGGCAAGGCGACCTGTTGGTGACACCCCTGCAAATGGCGCAACTGGCCATGGCTATCGCCAACGAAGGCGTCTACTATCGACCTCACCTGGTGCGAGGGACAGTGGAACCGGCCGATGGCAGCGTCAAGTGGGTAAGCGTTGAGGAACACCGCGTCCAGGGGGTGTCGCCGGAAACTTACGCAGTCCTCAAGGAGGGCATGTGGCGTGTGGTCCAGGGCGAAAGAGGCACGGGAGCCGCATGCCGCCTGCCCAACGTGCAGGTGGCGGGCAAAACGGGCACGGCCCAGAATCCGCACGGCGAAGACCACGCGTGGTTCATCGGCTTTGCACCGTTTTCGAGTCCTGAGGTGGCATTCGCCGTCTTTGTGGAAAACGGTGGCAAAGGCGGCGCGGTTGCCGCCCCAGTGGCCAGGCGGGTGTTGGAGGTCTATTTCCAGAAGCACCCGCCGCAATCACCACCACTTGCCACTGCCCGCGCACTGCAGGAGGGCCGGT carries:
- the purH gene encoding bifunctional phosphoribosylaminoimidazolecarboxamide formyltransferase/IMP cyclohydrolase, producing the protein MMKRRALISVFDKTGAVDFARGLHELGFEIVSTGGTEKALRQAQVPVTAISQITGFPEMLSGRVKTLHPLILGGILAVRSDPQHMAELQEHGITPIDLVAVNLYPFESSVARPGVTVAEATENIDIGGPAMIRSAAKNFAYVAVVTRPDQYGCVLEELRATGGTLSEDSRRRLAAEAFALTSRYDAAIESYVRSLGEGQGAMPARLWACLDKVAELRYGENPHQRAALYARHGANDAGLLGAQRLQGKQLSFNNYLDAHAALGLLLEFEEPCAVILKHNNPCGAAVADGVLGAYRKALATDPVSAFGGIVGLNRPVSRELAEELSQLFLEVVLAPSFEPAALEILGKKKNLRLLALGDVLARASDGFDIKTIAGGFLVQDPDQEPPATFKVVTKRAPSEAEWQALRFGWKVVKWVKSNAVVFVGPDRTLGIGAGQMSRVDSSRLAVMKAKAAGLNLQGSAVASDAFFPFRDGVDAAAEAGATAIIQPGGSVRDEEVIAAADEHNMAMVFTGVRHFRH
- a CDS encoding GWxTD domain-containing protein — protein: MRRVFSLLVATVLLVAIVAPPTLLWAQTEMSQEANELGPRFHFDVSTMASPQDSTKSRVHVYVKITFDEIQFVRSDSGYSGSYEVTVVVLDKARDQVAGEVWRDEMATQAYEQTTSRRDFNTSYASFDIPPGEYTMTIGVTDLETRERRQVTQPLKVRDFRALPLALSDITFASVVESDSLGLKSIRPDVSDNTIGISRTLYACFEIYTRRPRQTVTLSYRVVNARNKVVLARSYKRSLAAWRTLDYFPLCPDSLGYGRYTLRLEVKGDGVDDQVEKMFNVRWSGLPATVSDLDLAIEQVRYVAEKKEYDALRKAPEEKKLSEFMRFWKRRDPTPGTEENEAMDEHYRRVEYANERFTVFREGWKTDMGMVYIILGPPNDIERHPYPAGDKPYEIWYYYRINRQFVFYDPTGFGEYRLLNPYSLYDLNRLRE
- the mreD gene encoding rod shape-determining protein MreD; translation: MRYLSYIVLLLAGVVVQVGVLRFASVMGVAPDLLLLATVVVGLRSGQVPGMVFGFLAGLAIDLVTATLVGPSALSKTVVGFIAGLWHGYTVSFSKNASLLVLFVCVSIHELLMAAVQLLAPGATFGFVLLRWTLPRAIYSLALGLLVFLLLPHKLWRARATPLFGGRA
- the mreC gene encoding rod shape-determining protein MreC; protein product: MRRRLPTLLPPREYTILALLVFLAVALTTSSTRTSMDGPRLAVLAIVAKAARPVAALEQWVELGRENAELRRINAQLVLENAVLAEAKAENERLRALLAFTSQAPLSFVPARVVGTSTQGFVNCVILDVGSSRGLRKNMPVVCAEGLVGKLYTVGRDQSLAQLLTDRNARVSARVQRSRVTGIVRSVHANLFLLEQVPKRADVRVGDVVVTSGLTPMFPPGLRIGTVSAVSEETPGLFMTIALQPAADFSRLEELLVVRALAEANRALQP
- a CDS encoding rod shape-determining protein, with amino-acid sequence MGLFSSDIAIDLGTANTLVAVKGRGIVVNEPSVVAVRRDDQEIVAFGAAAKEMVGRTPREIVTVRPLRDGVIADFELAEQMIRYFIRKAQSTLLLRPRMAICVPSGVTEVERRAVRDSAEQAGARQVFLIEEPMAAAIGVGLPVEDAVGSMIIDIGGGTTEMAVIAMNGIVSSVSIRVAGDEMTEAIIQYYKKNYNLLLGENTAEYIKCTTGSAAPYDERGTLTVKGRDLVSGIPKTVEAKGPEVQEALAEAVTLIVESTKKCLDQTPPELAADLVDRGIIISGGGALLKGLDERLRQETNLPVIVAEDPMTCVVRGTSKILEDLPRYEKVLSRAKRY
- the purN gene encoding phosphoribosylglycinamide formyltransferase, encoding MPHLRLAVLASGRGSNLEAILRAIDRGELDAEVAAVISNKSTAGALEIARSRGIPAVHLSALQFSSQEEFDKALLQLLERHAVNFIALAGYLKMLSPTIVRAFRHRILNIHPALLPSFGGKGLYGHYVHEAVLAYGCKVSGATVHLVDEEYDTGPPVIQECVPVLEDDTPETLAARVLTVEHRIYAQALQLFAEDRVVVEGRRVRILPAKREG
- a CDS encoding LD-carboxypeptidase, giving the protein MNPIRPPRLRPGDTIGIVTPASPMIPERLAKGVAYLQEHGFKVIQGEHVYAQRGYLAGTDQERVEDLNRMFADPEVKAVFCSRGGYGVSRLLERIDYQALRANPKIFVGYSDLTALELAIWREIGLVTFSGPMVAVEMGKGIHPFTEEHFWRMVTADDVNGQLPHPEGQVLTCLRPGRARGRLLGGCLSLISPLMGTPFMPELEGAILVLEDIDEEVYRIDRYFAQLRSAGILDRIAGLVFGTFINWEPSETDKPYLTLEQVIDDYVRDLPIPVAAGLAYGHGEAKVTLPIGVQAELDADQGTLSILEPAVA
- the mrdA gene encoding penicillin-binding protein 2; this translates as MQSPTIEHNRLLFKVGLYVAFGAIALRLFQLQVLSAERYTREAERNRIRAVPLEATRGVIYDVNGTVLVENRPAYSVSVIPYEVTGHDSVLTLLGQILGLSREELATRIQRNKWGTFTPTKVSHQIGELALARLEEHRLDLPGVIFEVEPRRRYPLGPLAPHAFGYLGEISPAELTSLRDAGYVMGDLLGKKGLERQYEPLLRGQKGYLYLEVDTFGREIRTLDKPAPTPPREGQSLLTGLDADMQARLVEGMAGRKGGAVFLNCRNGEVLAIASFPFFDVEALSGMLSPQSWIAVLNDPDKPLFDRVIQGAFPAGSTFKLVIAAAALESRALTKDFAVTCNGFTRLGTHTFDCWKKQGHGRLQMIEAIEQSCNVYFYNVGLHVDIDTWAHCARNFGFGRPTGIDLPNESPGNLPDRAFLDARYGKDAWKRGMMLNLAVGQGDLLVTPLQMAQLAMAIANEGVYYRPHLVRGTVEPADGSVKWVSVEEHRVQGVSPETYAVLKEGMWRVVQGERGTGAACRLPNVQVAGKTGTAQNPHGEDHAWFIGFAPFSSPEVAFAVFVENGGKGGAVAAPVARRVLEVYFQKHPPQSPPLATARALQEGR
- the ddpX gene encoding D-alanyl-D-alanine dipeptidase, translating into MARRPSLLVGLLLGGLLIGFCATPPADLVDIRSLDSTIVVDLKYATADNFVGDTLYAANVCFLRQATAERLVRVQRRLRQAGLGVKVYDCYRPLSVQWRMWELVPDTRYVADPRKGSRHNRGAAVDLTLVDSSGQELLMPSAFDDFTERASRSFTGASPEALRHRALLEEAMTAEGFLPLPSEWWHFDDPEWQRYPVLDIPLEKLQERPAK